The following are encoded together in the Lactuca sativa cultivar Salinas chromosome 1, Lsat_Salinas_v11, whole genome shotgun sequence genome:
- the LOC111910795 gene encoding putative disease resistance protein At3g14460 encodes MAEIAVTAVITVLCEKLISGDLMKVARSEEIDSQLNKWKKTLPLIQAVLGDASQKHITDRAVRLWVNDLQELAYDIDDVLDDLATEALRRKLNQEAHASTSTSTGKVLKFFPNCCTNFTPRNFMYGRKMSSKLDEITAKLRHLVDQKNDLGLNVNVERSNIREKLLEQTSLVDESKIMGREGDKEALMGKLLGNEGCDQNVSIVSIVGMGGIGKTTLAKLLYNEEKVKDHFELMAWVCVSEELDVFNISKAIFQAVTGKNEDFANLNLLHVAFKEKLSKKRFLLVLDDVWNEDHSKWELLQSPLLVGAPGSKVIVTTRSTKVALVMDSELSYGLDVLSSEDALSLFAQQALGEKNFDKHPTLKLLGEGIVKKCGRLPLALKALGRVLKTDRNSDEWEKLLKSEVWNIKDARGILPALKLSYYHLPPHLKLLFAYSSLFPKDYVFVKNKLVLLWMGEGFLSQSKSMESLGHQYFEELQSRSFFQHSTNDKLTYTMHDLINDLATSVAGEFFCRLDGEMNVSDRNENFEKFRHFSLVGPRFGSYGNFNELQRAKRLRTFLPLPGGWLDSGHVELLHKLQFLRVLRLTRITEVPQSIGSLKHLRYLNFSYSGIRCLPEQVGDLYNLQSLLLQNCFMLSSLPVSFAKLINLRHLDTSDTPKLNKMPLGIGGLTSLQTLPKVTVKEANGIKISDLKELSDLQGRLSIIGLEKVIDPIEAKDANLHQKKGLEVLEMEWSDNVFDDSRDETIEYEVLEELRPPPKLKILKIFNNKGTRFPSWVGDPTFDHLTELTLSGCRSTHIRVGHLKSLKKLVVESMNEVKTVGFELLAPTNSNLGIAFPSLEVLKFYDMQGWQRWSINSGNEHGTPSSFPRLHEISLISCPQLSQVSIGLIPSLRFLRIEECSEAVLRNMVGLSSSLVELKMVNVIGFTQLHGEELMHLGEVKHLFIYRCDELRYLWERESEACKSLVSLQILEVRDCKKLVSSAENNVNFGVKLGSLKQVLFINCGKLENYNCPNSVENLVIRDCDSLTSLTFSAVHEHLFGLTSLDIRNCKNLKSFPHEYFQSLTSLEELEIHDCPSIDYSFPCGLWPPNLRKLTIGCLKKPMSEWGLQNFPATLLELYLHGKNSEVVSFAVAEDVKNTITTPSSSSSFLLPPSLVSLTLWKFTDVESFSEVLQHLPCLKRLDILSCPKITDLNTTFDQSNLTIRVV; translated from the coding sequence ATGGCTGAAATCGCTGTTACTGCCGTCATCACTGTGCTGTGTGAGAAGCTGATCTCTGGTGACCTGATGAAGGTGGCTCGATCTGAAGAAATCGATTCTCAGCTGAACAAATGGAAGAAAACCTTACCCCTGATCCAAGCCGTGCTTGGTGATGCAAGCCAGAAACACATAACAGACAGAGCTGTTCGATTGTGGGTGAACGATCTCCAGGAATTGGCTTACGACATAGACGATGTACTTGATGATCTGGCCACGGAGGCTCTGCGACGCAAGTTGAATCAAGAAGCTCATGCCAGCACCAGCACCAGTACTGGTAAGGTATTGAAATTCTTCCCAAATTGTTGTACAAATTTCACTCCTCGCAACTTCATGTATGGTCGGAAGATGAGTTCAAAGCTAGATGAGATCACTGCCAAATTGCGTCATCTTGTTGACCAGAAAAATGATTTGGGTTTGAATGTGAATGTTGAAAGGTCAAATATAAGAGAGAAACTGTTGGAGCAGACGTCACTGGTTGATGAGTCCAAAATCATGGGTCGGGAAGGGGATAAAGAGGCCTTGATGGGGAAATTATTGGGAAATGAAGGATGTGACCAGAATGTGAGCATAGTGTCGATAGTTGGAATGGGTGGGATAGGCAAAACCACTCTTGCGAAACTCTTATACAACGAGGAGAAAGTGAAGGATCACTTTGAACTGATGGCATGGGTTTGTGTTTCTGAAGAGTTGGATGTATTTAACATTAGCAAGGCAATCTTCCAAGCAGTAACCGGTAAAAACGAAGACTTTGCTAATCTCAATCTGCTTCACGTGGCCTTCAAAGAAAAACTTTCGAAGAAGAGGTTCTTACTTGTTCTAGACGATGTGTGGAACGAAGACCACAGTAAGTGGGAACTTCTTCAAAGCCCTCTTCTTGTAGGGGCACCTGGAAGTAAAGTTATTGTCACAACAAGGAGCACCAAGGTTGCATTGGTGATGGACTCGGAACTATCTTATGGTCTGGACGTTTTGTCAAGTGAAGATGCACTATCATTATTTGCTCAACAGGCTTTAGGTGAAAAAAACTTTGACAAACATCCAACACTTAAGTTGCTTGGTGAAGGTATTGTAAAAAAATGTGGTAGACTACCATTGGCTTTGAAAGCACTTGGGAGGGTTTTGAAGACTGATAGAAATAGTGATGAATGGGAGAAATTGTTGAAGAGTGAGGTATGGAATATAAAGGATGCAAGAGGGATTCTTCCGGCTCTTAAACTAAGCTACTATCATCTTCCTCCACATTTGAAACTGTTGTTTGCATACTCCTCCTTGTTTCCCAAGGACTATGTATTTGTCAAGAATAAATTAGTCCTGCTCTGGATGGGAGAGGGATTTTTGTCCCAATCAAAGTCAATGGAGAGTTTAGGTCATCAGTATTTTGAAGAGCTACAGTCAAGGTCCTtttttcaacattcaacaaatgaCAAGTTAACCTATACAATGCATGACCTGATAAACGACTTGGCCACAAGTGTTGCAGGAGAGTTTTTCTGTAGATTGGATGGTGAGATGAATGTATCCGACAGGAATGAAAATTTTGAGAAGTTTCGTCACTTTTCATTAGTAGGTCCGCGATTTGGATCATATGGAAATTTTAATGAATTACAAAGAGCTAAACGCTTGCGAACTTTCTTACCATTGCCAGGTGGTTGGTTAGACAGTGGTCATGTTGAATTACTTCACAAACTACAGTTCCTAAGGGTGCTAAGACTAACTCGAATCACAGAGGTGCCACAATCAATTGGTAGTCTCAAGCATCTTCGGTATCTTAATTTTTCTTATAGTGGAATCAGATGTTTGCCAGAACAAGTGGGTGACCTGTATAATCTACAGAGCTTGTTGCTTCAAAATTGTTTTATGTTATCTAGCTTACCAGTAAGTTTTGCAAAGCTAATAAACCTGCGACATCTTGACACAAGTGATACTCCGAAATTGAACAAGATGCCCTTAGGTATTGGTGGGTTGACAAGTCTACAAACTCTACCCAAGGTCACTGTTAAAGAAGCTAACGGGATCAAAATATCTGATCTTAAGGAATTATCGGATCTTCAAGGTCGGCTTTCCATTATTGGGCTGGAGAAAGTGATAGATCCAATAGAAGCAAAGGATGCCAACTTACATCAAAAGAAGGGTCTTGAAGTTTTGGAGATGGAATGGAGTGATAATGTGTTTGATGATTCTCGGGATGAGACGATTGAATATGAAGTACTTGAAGAACTAAGGCCTCCTCCTAAGTTAAAAATCCTCAAGATTTTCAATAACAAGGGAACAAGATTTCCTAGTTGGGTCGGGGATCCCACGTTTGATCACTTAACAGAGCTTACATTATCTGGGTGTAGAAGTACACATATAAGAGTTGGACATCTGAAGTCTCTTAAGAAATTGGTTGTTGAAAGCATGAATGAGGTGAAGACTGTGGGTTTTGAATTACTTGCACCTACCAATTCAAATCTTGGGATTGCATTTCCATCACTTGAAGTTCTGAAGTTTTATGATATGCAAGGTTGGCAGAGATGGTCAATTAATAGTGGCAATGAACATGGAACTCCTAGTTCTTTTCCTCGTCTTCATGAGATCTCTTTAATAAGTTGTCCACAACTATCTCAAGTGTCAATCGGATTAATACCTTCACTTCGGTTTTTACGTATAGAAGAATGTTCCGAAGCGGTGTTAAGAAACATGGTTGGTTTGTCCTCGTCACTTGTGGAACTAAAAATGGTGAATGTTATAGGATTTACTCAACTACATGGAGAAGAATTAATGCATCTTGGGGAAGTTAAACATCTATTTATTTATAGATGTGATGAATTGAGATACTTATGGGAACGAGAATCCGAAGCATGCAAAAGTCTTGTGAGTTTACAGATCTTGGAAGTACGTGATTGTAAAAAGTTGGTTTCATCAGCCGAGAACAAcgttaattttggggttaaattGGGATCTCTTAAACAAGTGTTGTTTATTAACTGTGGCAAACTAGAGAATTACAATTGTCCAAATAGTGTTGAGAATTTAGTGATCAGGGATTGTGATTCACTGACATCTTTGACCTTCTCAGCAGTGCATGAGCACCTGTTTGGCCTTACATCTCTTGACATCCGTAATTGCAAGAATCTAAAGTCATTTCCTCATGAGTATTTTCAAAGTCTCACATCTTTGGAAGAACTGGAGATACATGATTGTCCAAGTATTGATTACTCCTTTCCTTGTGGTTTGTGGCCTCCTAATTTACGCAAACTAACGATAGGATGCTTAAAAAAGCCAATGTCAGAGTGGGGCCTGCAGAATTTTCCAGCCACATTACTTGAACTATACTTGCATGGAAAAAATTCAGAAGTGGTTTCATTTGCAGTGGCAGAAGATGTGAAGAATACTATTACTactccatcatcatcatcatcttttcTTCTTCCACCATCTCTTGTTTCTCTAACACTTTGGAAGTTTACGGATGTGGAATCATTTTCAGAGGTCTTACAACACCTCCCATGCCTTAAAAGACTTGATATTTTGTCATGCCCTAAGATTACAGATCTTAACACAACTTTCGACCAATCAAATTTGACAATAAGGGTGGTTTAG